The DNA region TGACATACAGGTGATAGAGGTTATCACTGATGAGCATTTGCAGATATCTGCCCTTATGAGTAAGtagatatttaaaaagtatctacatgtatattagcgTCCAAAATTTATACttcaattaaaaaacaacatgtacatgtattttatctaattttacATTGCAGAGAAAGAATATCCTCAAATAAAGCATTCATATGATGTATGGCACGGTACGAAGAATTTGACAAAGAAGTTGGTGGCTGTGAGTGTAGTTAaatcttaatttgaccttgttaaaaaaaatcatttgacctttgaccttgaggatgaaaacatgtaaaattatatttatggtTAAGCTGTAtgttctaaattttattttatattatttatgacCAGTGTGCATTTACCAATCAATTGCCATATACAATTGCATACACACGTTTTAagcatttcacaaaatatgtaTAAGTATGTAAAactaaatgtaatattttacagGCAGGACAGGAAAGAGGGAACAGACTCCTACTGCCTTGGATTAAAGACATTGTCAACCATTTTTGGTACTCTTCAAAGAAAGCTGAAACATACGAGGAATTtattgtaggtttttttttaatgaaacaaaagtAACCCAAACAAAGTTTTTGAGAGAACATTGATGACTGATTTCTTTGTTTACTAGTATttctatatatctttatactAGGGAATTTGGTTTGGCATTCTTCATCACATTGTTGACGAACATCAGTGGGTGTTACCCTATTCAACTAGTGGTGTAAATGGCTGTGAGCATGATGATTTGGAGGAACACGAGTATAGAGAGTCTAAGGAATACATTCAGAAGGGTAGTCTTACCCACGAAACATTGAGGAGCATTATCATGGACAAGAGATTACTCAAcaagattccttattttttaaattttcggtATGCTGTTTCATACTGTATTTCTGCACAATTCAAATAACCAGTACCGtgattaaattttacatgtacatgcatattgatgataattttacatgtactctATAGAAGCACAGCGGAACTGGAAACATTTCAAAGTTTAATCCTTATGTACACCTCTAAGAGAGAGTCACACAAACCGCCAGCATATAGGGTTAGGAACAGACTGGCAGCTTTGGATTACAACATTCACATTGACAGACCAGTCTTGCTGAACAAAAATGGAGAAATTAGGTAATATATTTGAAGAAAGGGGATTGCCTGTTTTAGTTTTCTTGAAGTTTACAAGTACATGATACTTTTAGGTCACAAtggttacatatattttttacatgcatGAATTAAGacccattttcaatgtttatttactttaattagAAGGCAGAGGATTTATAGCAAAAGGACTTCAGTGTGGTACTATTACCCTGTGAAAGAAGGAAAGGGATACCCCCATATACCCCAGCTTATGGTGGAAATTGTGAGGAAAAGATTGTTGGATCATATTGGGATGAACAGGGTTGTACCCCTCGAGCCTGATGATCCCCGATGGCTGTCAAGTACATTAGCACCTATTCCACCACCACCAACTGAAAAAATTGCCACAGAGCTGAAGTCAAGATTTCAGTAACAGATCTGTGCATTAAAATTGGAAACACTGATGATCGATTTGCAGAATAAATTAACTTCTGTGTAGTTTAAAATTCAGTGAAGTACATtcctttttcaaattgaaatgcagctggattttttttttcatttgtgacACAGTACAATATGTAAGTGCAATATCATATTTCCTGTATTTAATTTGCTAAATATAAATGTGTGTCTGTGTGTATACCtaagttttttaaatatatgataatagTTGGATATAGATAATGCATTGCTTGTAGTCTTTTATGATTTTGGAGTAATGGAACATTCATTCATCAAATCTTCTAATGACAAACTGATATACTGGTATGCAAAGTTTGTgtggtgtacatgtatttgtgtattCTTATAATAATGAATTGCAAAATTTTGTTAGTATATATTCATCTTCTTTAATTCAGGTacaaataatgattattttgttcattttaagcCAAACGTCCATCTTTAAAGCCTGTGTATTGTCCAAAGCTGTCCGGGAATTTGTCTCTTATTTGCCACACACAGCAGCTGGGCACAACACGCCTATTACCTGCACCTAACCTACCATAGTGCCACAAGATAAACTGGCGGTAGGCTGTGTGGCGATACCCCCTGTTGACATCCTGGTCCCTTGGTACTGCCAGAACATCTTCCCTGTATCTCTGGGCAATTGATAGAACTGCCTCATCTAGGACCAACATGCTAAAGTCCTAAAATCATTGttacattatttacaatatttgaacAATCAACAAATCTTTTCATGCACGAAGAAGGTGTAGATGTAATCTCATGAATATTTAGCCATTGCATATAGTATTATGGAGACATTTAATCTATTCTTACTGGCAATAATGAAAAACAGTTCTCCGGGATTTGTTGACAGCATACCCTCTCTATGTCAGAGGGCATCTGTCTACAATTTCCACACGTGCACCAAGATGGTGCATCACCTGGTGGAGGATGGTACCCGCCATGCGCTGACATTTGCTCCGACGATTCttctaaaatatcaaatatcaacGAGGGATCCCTATCACAGAGCTTCGCAATGAGTTGACGACAACTCTCACCTGTTAACTTGCTAACTGTTTcctaaattcaaataaaactaaCTAATTAATGATAGTCAATAGCATAACTTCTTAATAAGGCCTAAAAAAAGTATTgagtgtttagggtaacccgacctaatctaaaaaaatgccccgatcctaATATATTTagatgtttctttttatttgattgtgattttcatatcatttccATTAAAACCCATTTTATGCTCACAGAGACGAAGTcaggagcttatgctataccctcggttCGGTGTCCCGACCctgtttttgttgcaggtcctgaaTCAATAAGTTACTTCTTGTCCTGtcttcatcaaacttgcatggatgatgcatctccACCTACttgtggacttgaaagacttggatgctgaatttgGGCCATGAATTGCAGATGCTAAAGGAGGTTGAGGTTTttgagcaggttaaagtttttggtgcagttGCCCTTTGATTGCAATTTTTAAGTAACTagtggtcctaacttcaccaaacttatatggatgatgcgtcttatgatactgatgcactagacaggcttgaatgctgaatctgagccataggtatTTGgcacaggtcacatgttttatagataatagcttgcatagtgaTTTAACTATGATATAGATGAATTGCAGAGGAAGCTTTAGATGCAGAGCTTCATcgccattatcaaggatgctaaaaaaaatctacctcactcaaacctgcttgatagatatgtttgttgttaaatgatacaaCACCATTCTTGTGATATAGTACTATATGATACTGTACactattattttatatgataccatatcatatcatatattatatcgTAAAAAGTTATGTGatacataatataatattgtatcaattatGTGTACATTATGATGTGATAATGAATCAgaatattgttatgtatagtatggaatattatgatacaatattgtgtaatataatattgtacatactattttatcacatactattggtttatatattattgcaatatataatatcatatgatacaaaattgtataatatataatatcttatcatatgatacaatattgtataatatattggcttatataatataatatcagATGTTTGTgtattgtgatgtattatgtgatatgatattgtatcatattgtatcttatattactgtatgaaatgaacatatgatcatcatacaattttttttccacatacAATatagtaatatgatattgtgtcaaaacagtagccatgtatatccaagatcatcaactatgattttcatatgatAAAGTTCGTCTCGTAAAGGTGATGccttgtctcggtgagctttgtaatctgtgattacctatgtttaatattcaaaataggATTTTATATCTGTATCCCAACCTACCTAACCTaaatttttcatcagtgttaccctaattacacaaatttttttttggcctaactGAT from Crassostrea angulata isolate pt1a10 chromosome 7, ASM2561291v2, whole genome shotgun sequence includes:
- the LOC128191605 gene encoding P2X purinoceptor 7-like; translated protein: MRSKRVRDIQDVINDRKQKLQETVSKLTGESCRQLIAKLCDRDPSLIFDILEESSEQMSAHGGYHPPPGDAPSWCTCGNCRQMPSDIERVCCQQIPENCFSLLPDFSMLVLDEAVLSIAQRYREDVLAVPRDQDVNRGYRHTAYRQFILWHYGRLGAGNRRVVPSCCVWQIRDKFPDSFGQYTGFKDGRLA